One genomic segment of Diceros bicornis minor isolate mBicDic1 chromosome 25, mDicBic1.mat.cur, whole genome shotgun sequence includes these proteins:
- the LOC131421549 gene encoding cytochrome P450 2D14-like, translating into MGLLTGETLGPLAVAVAIFLLLVDLMHRRQRWAPRYPPGPMPLPGLGNQLQVDFHDLLSCFTRLRSRFGDVFSLQLAWTPVVVINGLAAMREALVDQSEDTADRPPMPVFEHLGFGPHAQGILFARYGRAWREQRRFCVSTLRNFGMGKKSLEQWVTEEASCLCAAFADQAGRPFSPNALLNKAVGNVIASLTFGRRFEYNDRRFLKLLDLANEQLKENSGFLPQVVHAIPVLLHIPGLVDKAFPAQRAFMALVDELVAENRMTRDPAQPPRDLTDAFLDEVQKAKGNPESSFNDENLRLVVTDLFFAGIVTTSTTLAWALLLMILHPDVQRRVQQEIDEVIGQARRPEMGDQTHMPFTMAVVHEVQRFGDIIPLGLPHMTSRDIEVQGFLIPKGTGLFTNLSSVLKDETVWKKPFRFHPEHFLDAQGRFVKQEAFMPFSAGRRSCLGEPLARMELFLFFTCLLQHFSFSVPTEQPRPSDHRVSGILVTPSPYQLCAVPR; encoded by the exons ATGGGGCTACTGACTGGGGAGACACTGGGGCCCCTGGCCGTggccgtggccatcttcctgctCCTGGTGGACCTGATGCACCGACGCCAACGCTGGGCCCCACGCTACCCACCAGGCCCCATGCCCCTGCCTGGACTGGGCAACCAGCTGCAGGTGGACTTCCATGACTTGCTTTCCTGCTTTACTCGG CTGCGGAGCCGCTTCGGGGACGTGTTCAGCCTGCAGCTGGCTTGGACGCCTGTGGTCGTAATCAACGGGCTGGCGGCCATGCGCGAGGCGCTGGTGGATCAGAGCGAAGACACCGCCGACCGCCCACCTATGCCTGTTTTTGAGCACCTGGGCTTCGGACCCCACGCGCAAG GGATCCTCTTTGCCCGCTATGGGCGCGCCTGGCGGGAGCAGCGGCGCTTCTGCGTGTCCACCCTGCGCAACTTCGGCATGGGCAAGAAGTCCCTGGAGCAGTGGGTGACCGAGGAGGCCTCGTGCCTCTGCGCCGCCTTCGCAGACCAGGCCG GACGGCCCTTTAGCCCCAACGCCCTGCTGAATAAAGCGGTGGGCAACGTGATCGCCTCCCTCACCTTTGGGCGCCGCTTCGAGTACAACGACCGGCGCTTCCTCAAGCTATTGGACCTCGCAAATGAACAACTGAAGGAAAATTCTGGCTTTCTGCCCCAG GTGGTGCATGCCATACCAGTGCTCCTGCACATCCCGGGGCTGGTCGACAAGGCTTTTCCTGCCCAGAGGGCCTTCATGGCCCTGGTGGATGAGCTGGTTGCTGAGAACAGGATGACCCGGGACCCAGCCCAGCCTCCCCGAGACCTGACTGATGCCTTCCTGGACGAGGTGCAGAAG GCCAAGGGGAACCCCGAGAGCAGCTTCAATGATGAGAACCTGCGCCTGGTGGTGACTGATCTGTTCTTTGCCGGGATTGTGACCACCTCGACCACACTGGCCTGGGCCCTCCTGCTCATGATCCTGCACCCGGATGTGCAGC GCCGTGTCCAACAGGAGATTGATGAGGTGATAGGGCAGGCACGGCGACCAGAGATGGGGGACCAGACCCACATGCCCTTCACCATGGCCGTGGTCCATGAGGTGCAGCGCTTTGGGGACATCATCCCACTGGGCTTGCCCCACATGACATCCCGCGACATTGAAGTACAGGGCTTCCTCATCCCCAAG GGGACGGGGCTTTTCACCAACCTGTCATCGGTGCTGAAGGACGAGACCGTCTGGAAGAAGCCCTTCCGCTTCCACCCCGAGCACTTCCTGGACGCCCAGGGCCGCTTCGTCAAGCAGGAGGCCTTCATGCCCTTCTCAGCAG GCCGCCGCTCGTGCCTCGGGGAGCCCCTGGCCCGCATGgagctcttcctcttcttcacctgCCTCCTGCAGCACTTCAGCTTCTCGGTGCCCACTGAGCAGCCCCGCCCCAGCGACCACCGAGTGTCTGGTATACTGGTGACCCCATCCCCCTACCAGCTCTGTGCTGTGCCCCGCTAG